A genomic region of Saccopteryx bilineata isolate mSacBil1 chromosome 1, mSacBil1_pri_phased_curated, whole genome shotgun sequence contains the following coding sequences:
- the LOC136318564 gene encoding serum amyloid A-2 protein-like: MKFFTGLVFCSLVLGVSSQGWFSFPGQVYEGAKDMWRAFSDMREANYKNSDKYFHARGNYDAAQRGPGGVWAAEVISNIRENIYGRAADLFRHGDSGHGVADSMADQEANRWGRSGGDPNRYRPPGLPSKY, encoded by the exons ATGAAGTTCTTCACAGGCCTCGTGTTCTGCTCCTTGGTCCTGGGAGTCagcagccagggctggttttcaTTCCCGGGACAGGTTTATGAAG GGGCTAAAGACATGTGGAGAGCCTTCTCTGACATGAGAGAAGCCAATTACAAAAATTCAGACAAATACTTCCACGCCCGGGGGAACTATGATGCTGCACAGAGGGGACCCGGGGGCGTCTGGGCTGCGGAAGTGATCAG CAATATCAGAGAGAATATTTATGGGCGAGCCGCAGACCTTTTTAGACATGGAGACAGTGGTCACGGAGTGGCTGACTCAATGGCTGACCAGGAAGCCAACAGATGGGGCCGGAGTGGCGGGGACCCCAATCGCTACCGACCTCCTGGCCTGCCCAGCAAGTACTGA
- the LOC136318566 gene encoding serum amyloid A-2 protein-like: MKLFTGLVFCSLVLGVSSQDWLTFLGQAYLGTKDMWRAYSDMREANFKNSDKYFHARGNFEAAQRGPGGVWAAEVISDFREDVYGRALDLLKHGDSGHGVEDSMADQEANRWGRMGGNPNRYRPPGLPSKY; the protein is encoded by the exons ATGAAGCTCTTCACAGGCCTCGTGTTCTGCTCCTTGGTCCTGGGAGTCAGCAGCCAGGACTGGCTTACATTCCTGGGACAGGCTTATCTCG GGACTAAAGACATGTGGAGAGCCTACTCTGACATGAGAGAGGCCAATTTCAAAAACTCAGACAAATACTTCCACGCTCGGGGGAATTTTGAAGCTGCACAGAGGGGACCCGGGGGCGTCTGGGCTGCGGAAGTGATCAG CGATTTCAGAGAGGATGTTTATGGGCGAGCCTTAGACCTTTTAAAACATGGAGACAGTGGTCACGGAGTGGAGGACTCAATGGCTGACCAGGAAGCCAACAGATGGGGCCGGATGGGTGGGAACCCCAATCGCTACCGACCTCCTGGCCTGCCCAGCAAGTACTGA